The following proteins are co-located in the Acropora palmata chromosome 11, jaAcrPala1.3, whole genome shotgun sequence genome:
- the LOC141897236 gene encoding GTPase Era, mitochondrial-like — MANIFGRLLYRESGFIFRESKTVGFFEDSNTNGNLPLRRFLNRDPVRCIRGLTFQIKGGCENSEENDHQDRERSLLGVYNSGYDSNRKQESKNSKLLRVAIIGEANSGKSTLTNCLTGHKICAVTAVPHTTRKQTLGVCMMGDSQIVLLDTPGVVTRGEARQLKMSRQHVLAPRQALEEADLIAVISDVSDKQRSMIIHESILKALERYVHLPSILILNKVDRIRPKMILLNIANALLQDRERDDFGNYKSTGGWGKFEQVFMISATSGDGVDDIKQYLSVKSKPNKWLYPSDTFTDQSFEEQMQEIFREKLLQLFEHEIPWQIRQVNVLCERRHGHWRIHHKLYCRKKSQRRCILEEIDRLKGLVTADLENLVGQPIDLTVDVSVSEKVGFQTPFHSY; from the exons atggcgaaCATCTTTGGACGGTTATTGTACAGGGAAAGTGGATTTATCTTCAGGGAAAGCAAGACCGTTGGCTTTTTTGAAGACAGTAATACAAACGGAAATCTTCCCTTGCGAAGATTTCTCAACAGAGACCCTGTTAGATGCATAAGAGGTCTTACGTTCCAAATTAAAGGCGGATGCGAGAACTCAGAGGAAAATGATCATCAGGATCGTGAAAGGAGTTTGCTTGGTGTGTATAACAGTGGATACGATTCAAATAGAAAACAAGAATCCAAGAATTCGAAACTACTTAGAGTTGCTATCATTGGAGAAGCCAACAGTGGAAAATCAACGTTGACAAATTGCCTCACAGGTCATAAGATATGTGCAGTTACAGCTGTACCACACACCACCCGTAAACAAACTCTTGGAGTGTGCATGATGGGAGATTCACAAATAGTGCTGCTGGACACCCCAGGGGTTGTCACTCGTGGGGAGGCTAGACAACTCAAAATGAGCCGCCAACATGTCTTGGCACCTAGGCAAGCTTTAGAAGAAGCAGATCTCATTGCCGTTATCTCTGATGTTTCTGATAAGCAGAGGAGTATGATTATTCATGAGTCAATCCTGAAAGCTTTGGAAAGATATGTGCACTTACCATCGATTCTCATCCTAAACAAAGTTGATAGAATTAGGCCAAAAATGATTCTGTTGAACATAGCCAATGCCTTGCTGCAGGATCGTGAAAGAGATGACTTTGGCAATTATAAGAGCACAGGGGGTTGGGGTAAATTTGAGCAGGTGTTTATGATCTCAGCAACAAGCGGAGATGGTGTTGATGATATCAAACAGTATCTCTCTGTCAAAAGTAAGCCCAACAAGTGGCTTTACCCTTCTGACACATTTACTGACCAATCATTTGAAGAACAAATGCAGGAGATATTTAGAGAAAAGTTGTTACAGCTGTTTGAACATGAGATACCTTGGCAAATCAGGCAG GTGAATGTGTTGTGTGAACGAAGACATGGCCATTGGAGAATTCATCACAAACTGTATTGTCGAAAGAAAAGTCAGCGCAGGTGCATACTGGAAGAAATAGACCGACTGAAAGGCCTAGTCACAGCAGATTTAGAAAACCTGGTTGGCCAGCCAATTGACTTAACAGTTGATGTGTCAGTGAGTGAAAAGGTGGGCTTTCAGACACCTTTTCACTCTTACTGA
- the LOC141897737 gene encoding ATP-binding cassette sub-family C member 4-like has product MGVEYNLLNTKSTNKENPRRNANIFSILSFWWLNNFLLTGSRRCLENEDLFPLLDEDKTKTSTEKLQQIWAELESEGRDTVKKRNGTRLFRALLRMLSWTDHFYIAGMVILQAIFKVLRLLFLSLLLLQLMKGSADEVYWLAYLYGAGICLSQFGDSLCLHQFMYNAALMSLRWKSGTIALIYQKVLTFRQADFTKITSGHVVNLIASDLQRFEPVVEKMVLIVRVLLNSCTYSSLVFYLFGRKAMPGILFLLILPIYYSLAGRLCMTLRSKISLVADERVSLMNSIISGIRAVKMYAWEWSFLQRVLQKRANEIKLIRWKTAILATFSTLYFSCNTVAAFISMITMRLSGIELNAYNTFMFLAILNLMKLDVTWIIAQGAKDLADFSKALSRIQDLLEHHNINVQKYLQDAFAKTRETQFSNECKPKTVSLQNVVCSWSGDWNRPTLKSLCLKAENGDLLFITGPVGSGKSSVFCAILIEMPLLDGEISCQGRIAWVSQQPWVFSGTVRDNILFGKTFDSHKYRKTLEACDLDKDLEGFPYGDMTRVGERGIVLSGGQRARVELARAVYSDADIYLLDDPLSAVDSKVGQHIFYNCINTLLDGKTRLMITHNLQVLNEVKNIVFMKNGEKTTEGSFSALLQIGCDLQATSQSLERKQIAKVKNERSVREDKDKHEIERDEDSGTGLEKAEEDRTSGSISWTVFQDYIRAGMSPYTAGLAAVFFVLVQGFLILTEWWLLQVTSKPHDPQLQTKNLFIFGDLAVGGMFLSFIRSAICLSTSITSSKNLHNSMLTAVLKAPVLFFDTNPAGRILNRFSRDMGIMDELLPDTFLDALLQILFVCGSLALSSILNPWVIFPAITFLVIFILIARYYLRTARDLRRLEGVNRSPVLSQFSETLEGLVHIRAFNKQHKFLESLYRCHDAHNKTWFAIIATTKWIGTQIDMICIVFVTFVVFLAILTNKDSDQLLTCSDDVDPDIHLNINSFISVNEGTSALSIVYVLHITIDMCQYAIRKWSEVENYMTSVERVITYTQIEGEPGYKNDHQPPDNWPQHGQVRINNLGLVYYQGGPKILKDLSFIISPLSREIKMKVSLASRTLVNEPSK; this is encoded by the exons ATGGGTGTCGAATACAATCTTCTGAATACAAAATCTACCAACAAGGAGAATCCTAGAAGAAATGCAAACATCTTTtccattctttctttttggtgGTTGAATAATTTTCTGTTAACCGGGAGCAGGCGCTGTCTCGAAAATGAAGATTTATTTCCTTTGCTTGACGaagacaaaaccaaaacgTCAACTGAAAAACTCCAGCAGATCTGGGCTGAACTGGAAAGCGAAGGACGTGATACagtgaaaaaaaggaatgggACTCGATTGTTTAGAGCACTTCTTCGAATGTTAAGTTGGACCGATCACTTCTACATCGCGGGCATGGTCATTCTGCAAGCTATCTTCAAAGTCCTTAGGCTATTGTTTTTGAGCTTGCTATTATTACAATTAATGAAGGGGTCTGCCGATGAAGTGTACTGGTTGGCCTATTTGTATGGTGCAGGAATTTGTCTGAGCCAGTTTGGTGATTCATTGTGTCTTCATCAGTTTATGTACAATGCTGCGTTAATGAGTTTAAGGTGGAAATCGGGAACAATTGCATTAATTTATCAAAAG GTTCTGACATTCCGTCAAGCAGACTTTACCAAGATAACAAGTGGCCACGTCGTAAACCTCATTGCCAGTGATCTCCAGCGCTTTGAGCCGGTCGTGGAGAAAATGGTTCTCATCGTTAGAGTTTTGTTGAACTCTTGCACTTACTCATCGCTAGTATTTTACCTGTTTGGAAGGAAGGCTATGCCAGGCATACTTTTTCTACTAATCCTTCCAATTTATTACAGCCTGGCGGGAAGATTGTGCATGACGTTACGATCTAAGATTTCTCTTGTGGCGGATGAGCGAGTAAGTTTGATGAACTCCATCATTTCGGGGATTCGAGCTGTCAAGATGTATGCGTGGGAATGGTCTTTCTTGCAACGAGTGCTGCAGAAAAGAGC AAATGAAATCAAGTTGATCAGATGGAAAACAGCCATATTAGCAACCTTCAGCACTTTATATTTCTCTTGCAATACTGTCGCTGCTTTCATATCAATGATCACAATGAGATTAAGTGGAATAGAGCTCAATGCATACAACACCTTCATGTTCCTAGCAATCCTGAATTTAATGAAATTGGATGTTACTTGGATCATAGCACAAGGAGCCAAAGATTTGGCTGACTTTTCAAAGGCTTTGAGTCGCATCCAAGACTTACTCGAGCATCACAATATCAACGTACAAAAATATCTCCAAGATGCTTTCGCAAAAACGAGAGAGACTCAGTTCTCTAATGAATGCAAACCCAAAACAGTTTCTCTTCAGAATGTGGTGTGTAGTTGGAGTGGAGACTGGAATCGACCCACTTTGAAATCTCTATGTTTAAAAGCTGAAAACGGTGATCTTCTTTTTATCACTGGTCCCGTTGGTTCCGGAAAATCCTCTGTATTCTGTGCCATTCTAATCGAAATGCCACTCCTTGACGGCGAGATATCGTGTCAAGGTCGAATTGCCTGGGTTAGTCAGCAGCCCTGGGTGTTTTCTGGAACTGTACGAGACAACATATTGTTTGGCAAAACGTTTGACTCACATAAGTATCGCAAAACGCTGGAGGCTTGCGATCTTGATAAAGACTTAGAAGGGTTTCCTTATGGTGACATGACACGTGTTGGAGAACGCGGAATAGTTCTGAGTGGTGGGCAGAGAGCTCGTGTTGAACTAGCTCGAGCAGTGTACTCTGATGCAGATATCTACTTGTTGGATGATCCTCTGAGTGCAGTGGATTCAAAGGTCGGACAGCACATATTCTATAACTGCATCAATACCTTACTAGACGGAAAAACTCGGCTGATGATTACTCACAATTTACAGGTGCTAAATGAGGTCAAGAATATCGTTTTTATGAAAAACGGTGAAAAGACAACGGAGGGTAGTTTTTCTGCTTTGCTTCAAATTGGCTGTGATCTCCAAGCAACGAGCCAGTCATTAGAAAGGAAGCAAATTGCGAAagtaaagaatgaaagatctGTGAGGGAAGATAAAGACAAGCATGAAATTGAACGGGATGAAGACAGTGGCACAGGTCTTGAAAAGGCAGAGGAAGATCGCACGTCTGGTTCCATCTCATGGACTGTGTTTCAAGATTACATACGAGCTGGAATGTCTCCTTATACAGCTGGACTCGCAGCCGTGTTTTTTGTTCTCGTGCAAG GATTCCTCATACTAACTGAATGGTGGCTTCTACAAGTGACTTCCAAACCACACGACCCTCAGCTTCAAACCAAGAATTTGTTCATATTTGGTGACTTGGCAGTTGGAGGCATGTTCTTGTCCTTCATCAGATCAGCCATTTGTTTAAGCACATCGATAACGTCTTCCAAAAACCTTCACAACTCCATGCTGACAGCAGTATTGAAGGCACCAGTTCTGTTCTTCGACACTAATCCAGCTGGACGAATTTTGAACAGGTTTTCACGAGATATGGGCATCATGGACGAGCTGTTGCCAGATACATTTTTAGACGCTCTCTTACAAATTCTGTTTGTATGTGGATCGCTCGCTCTTTCGTCCATTCTAAATCCCTGGGTTATTTTTCCGGCCATCACTTTTTTGgtgatatttattttaatcGCTCGCTATTACCTCAGGACAGCCCGTGATCTGAGACGGCTAGAAGGAGTCAACAGAAGTCCAGTGTTGTCTCAATTTAGCGAGACGTTAGAAGGATTGGTGCATATCCGCGCATTCAATAAACAGCACAAATTCTTGGAGTCATTGTACAG ATGCCACGACGCTCACAACAAGACCTGGTTTGCCATCATAGCCACAACAAAATGGATTGGAACCCAAATtgacatgatctgtattgtcTTTGTCACATTTGTGGTTTTCCTTGCTATTTTAACCAACAAAGACTCAG ATCAGCTTTTAACATGCTCTGATGATGTGGATCCTGACATACACTTGAATATCAACagttttatttcagttaacGAAG GTACCTCAGCTTTGTCCATTGTGTACGTTTTGCATATTACAATTGACATGTGTCAATATGCCATTAGAAAATGGTCAGAAGTCGAGAACTACATGACATCAGTTGAACGAGTCATCACTTACACGCAAATAGAGGGAGAGCCTGGCTACAAGAATGACCACCAGCCCCCTGATAACTGGCCACAGCACGGTCAAGTGAGGATCAACAATTTAGGACTCGTCTACTACCAGGGCGGTCCAAAGATACTGAAAGATTTATCATTTATCATTTCGCCGCTCTCTagggaaattaaaatgaaagtttctCTCGCAAGCAGAACGTTGGTGAACGAACCAAGCAAGTAG